The sequence CAGCCAGAAGAACTGCCAGGATTACCAGAATGGCGGGGCCGATAAACTTTTTTTGGCTGTTGAGAAACTCTTTAAATTTATTGAGCATCTTATTTGTTTTAGGGTGTTATTTAAGGTATTTTACTTTTACCAACAAAACGGTTCAGGTTTGTTATCAAGTAAAAAAGCGTTTGCCAGAACCCTTGTTTTTGGACCAAAGTAGCCCGAGGCTGGCATAATATTCCTGTCTTTTTGATACTTTACCAGGGCCTGTTTAGTTTTCGTGCCGAAAAAACCAGTGTCTAAACCGTAATCTAAATCCCCCGCGCCTATTAAAAAAAGCTGCAGCTGTTTCACTTTCTCGCTTCGCATTCCAAAAGAAAGGTTGCTCTCGAAAGATTTCACTTGCGATTTTACTGATTCGCGGATAAGCCTTTGAAACTCGCATTTTTTAAGAAGGATCGTTTCTTTTAATTCCCATTCGTTCATCTCCGAAATCGGTTTCCCCCAGTATGAAGGCGGCGTAGGTAAAGGAATGGGGTAAGTCGAAATAGGTTCGGTGGACATAACGCCGAGCGCGAAAAACAGTCCGATAGCCGTCAATAAGAACAAATACGATCGCCTCGTCACAAAAATTATTGACCGGCATGTTTTAATTAATACCTCCTTGTTCATATTTCTAAGCCCGAGATTATTACTTATTTAAGGTATTTTACCTTATTTAGGTTGTGCTCTTCAAGGGTCTGGCTGAAATAAGTGGTTCCGTCAGGCGCAGACAGATAATACCAATAACTGCTTTGTTTTGGGTAAATGGCGGCCTTGATGCTTTCCAGGCCCGGATTGGCAATGGGGCCCGGCGGCAGGCCCGCGTACCTATAAGTGTTGTAAAAAGAATCGGTTTTCAGGTCGTCATAAGTGAGCTTTCCCGGACTTTTGCCTAGAGCCCTTATACCCGACCGGGTCGGGCCCGGCGCCAGAGCGCCTAGGGCATAAACAATAGTGGCGTCAACCTGAAGCCGCATGCCGGTTTTCAACCTTTTCCAGAGGATGCCGGAGACAATCTTTTTGTCTTCAAGAGTCTTTACCTCTTCTTCGAGTAAAGAAGCTATGGTGACTATGTCAAAAATAGTTTTCCCTTGGCTTTTAATCTTTGACCTGATCTCCGGAGTCAGTTTTTCATCAAAATTAACCAGCATTTTTCTGACTAAAATATTCGTCTCCTCCCCTATTTTCAATTCATAGGTGTCGGGGAAAAGATAGCCTTCCAGAGAAGCGGTTTTCGGCTTGTCTGCCAGGAATAAAAACTCTTTGGAAAAGTCCTCGTCAGCAGCTCTAATAAAATCTGCAGCAGGCATGAGGCCGGTTAGTTCCAGGTATTGGCCGATTTCACGCATATTCCAGCCCTCGGGTATGGTTATGGTTTGCCTGGCAATGTCCCCAGAAATGATTTTTTTTGCCATTTCCCGAGGCGTCATAGCTTGAGAGAATCGGTAATCCCCTGCCTGGAGTTTTCTTGCCCCGCCCTCCAAGAAAACAACGATGTCAAAAAACCATTCCTGTCTGACTAAATTTTCTTTTTTGAGATTCTTGGCTATTGCAAAAAGGCCTTGCCCTTCTTCAACAGAAAAGAGTTTTTCTTCGGTTGAGGCGTTATCATAAGCAAGGTTCATTTCTAGCCAAGTTCCAATAAGGATTGCCAAAACGAGAAGGGATAATAGAATCAAGGTCTTTTTCATGAGATTCATTATTTTGACACTAAGGGAACAAAAACAAAGCCAGGGTATTCAATCTCTTCGAATTCATCTTTACCCTTTTTTATAAAAAGCCAGATGGAATTCCCTATGGGCGTGACAATCCTGCCGCCTATTTTCAACTGTTCTTTCCAGGCCCTAGGCGCTCTGGCGCCGGGCCCGACCCAGCCGGGTATAAGGGCTTCTGGCAATTCGTTCCTTCGACTCGGCTCAGGACTTTCAGCCTGGAGGCTGGCAGAAACCAGAATTTTATCGTAAGGAGATTCCTCGGCATACCCTTTTGAGCCGTCGGCACAGATAATCTCAGCTATCCCATTTTCAACGAAGTTATACTTGGCGACATTGTCTCTTGCAAACTTCGCTAGCTCTGGAATTATCTCAACGCCAACTACTTTACTTTTGTATTTAGTATCTAGTATTTTGTATCTGGTATCATTTCCTCCGACGATGCGAGCCAAAAGGGCGGTTGTATAGCCGGAACCGCAGCCAATATCCAATATCTTTTGTCCCGGCTCTGGCTGTAATAATTCCAGCATAAAGGCAACCACTAAGGGTTGGGAAATGGTCTGGTTGTTGCCGATCGGCAAAGCTTCATTGATTTCGGCCAGGTCCTTGAGGTCGTCTGGCAAGAAATCAACCCTTTTTATCGCCTTAAAAGCCCTGATGATCTCGGGCGTTTTCAGCCAACCCTTGGCAATTAAATAATCAATAAGTCCCATCTTTTTCACTCTACTGCTACGTAGCAGCATACTGAGAATTTAATTTTCTTTTTATCTTTAATTTCTGCCACAGTGGTAGTCTTTCAAAAAACAAGACACCGTTTAAATGATCTATTTCGTGCCGGAAAACCCCAGCTGGAAAACCCTCGGCCTTAAACGCAATTTCCCGCCCTTCCTCATCAATCGCTTTTATTTCTACCCACTTTGG is a genomic window of bacterium containing:
- a CDS encoding peptidoglycan-binding domain-containing protein, with amino-acid sequence MNEWELKETILLKKCEFQRLIRESVKSQVKSFESNLSFGMRSEKVKQLQLFLIGAGDLDYGLDTGFFGTKTKQALVKYQKDRNIMPASGYFGPKTRVLANAFLLDNKPEPFCW
- the mltG gene encoding endolytic transglycosylase MltG; the encoded protein is MNLMKKTLILLSLLVLAILIGTWLEMNLAYDNASTEEKLFSVEEGQGLFAIAKNLKKENLVRQEWFFDIVVFLEGGARKLQAGDYRFSQAMTPREMAKKIISGDIARQTITIPEGWNMREIGQYLELTGLMPAADFIRAADEDFSKEFLFLADKPKTASLEGYLFPDTYELKIGEETNILVRKMLVNFDEKLTPEIRSKIKSQGKTIFDIVTIASLLEEEVKTLEDKKIVSGILWKRLKTGMRLQVDATIVYALGALAPGPTRSGIRALGKSPGKLTYDDLKTDSFYNTYRYAGLPPGPIANPGLESIKAAIYPKQSSYWYYLSAPDGTTYFSQTLEEHNLNKVKYLK
- a CDS encoding protein-L-isoaspartate O-methyltransferase, producing MGLIDYLIAKGWLKTPEIIRAFKAIKRVDFLPDDLKDLAEINEALPIGNNQTISQPLVVAFMLELLQPEPGQKILDIGCGSGYTTALLARIVGGNDTRYKILDTKYKSKVVGVEIIPELAKFARDNVAKYNFVENGIAEIICADGSKGYAEESPYDKILVSASLQAESPEPSRRNELPEALIPGWVGPGARAPRAWKEQLKIGGRIVTPIGNSIWLFIKKGKDEFEEIEYPGFVFVPLVSK